The genomic DNA CCCGACGATCGCGCTGATCTCGGCCGCCCGGGCGGCGAGCTTCTCGCGGCTCGGCTCGGCCGTGCCGGAGGCGATGCGGCCGATCGAGGCGGCGTTGGCCTCAAGGGCGAACAGGCACGGACCAAACTCGTCGTGCAGCTCCAGGGCCGTCCGGCGGCGCTCGTCGTCCTGCGCGGTCAGGAGCTGGCGGTTGAGGCGGCCGTTGGCGGCCCGGACCTCGCCCAGGGCCTCGGCGACCTTGTTGAACCGCTCGGCGATCACGGCCAGCTCCCGGGCGCCGGGCGGCTCCAGGCGGGCGGTGTAGTCGTGGTGCTCCAGCTGGGTCAGGCCGGCGCCGAGCCGCCGCAGCGGCGCGAGGATCCGGCCCAGCGCGATGTAGAGCGCGATCAGCATCGCGGCGTTGATCGCCAGGGTGGTCAGCGAGAGCGCCCGGGCGTAGCCCCAGATCTCGTCGATCTCGTCCATCGGCTGCGTGGTGATCTGCGCCGTGCCGAGCCGCCGCCCGTTGACGACGATCGGAAGGGCGTGGCGCTCGATCGGCGGCATGATCAGGTCGGCGAACCAGCGCGGCGCCTCCCGGTCGGCGCGCGGCGGCGGCAGCGGCCGGCCGACCTCGTCGCCGTCCGCGTCGAGCACAGCGACCCGGACGTGCCGGAGGACCTTGAAGCGCAGGTCGAGGGTCTGGAGCAGCGTGTCGGGCGCGGCCGTGTCGGACAGGCGGATCGTGTCGGCCACTAGCGACTCGACGGTCGCGAGCGACGCGCGGGTCTCGACGCGCACGGCCGACCGGGCGTTCAGGACGATGACCGCGCAGGAGATCACGGCCGCGAAGGCGTCGATCAGCAGGACCACCGCGACGAGCCGCGCGCGGGTGGACCACGCCGACCAGGGCCAGCGGCGGAGCCGGGGAGCGTCCGGCGCTTCGGCCGTCTCGGTACGCGGGGACAGGTTCGGGCGGGTATCCACGCGCTGACGCATAGCGACCGCGCCGGCGAAGTCCATGGCGCCCGCCGCGGGCGGCCGGCGGAGTGGCGACCCGGACGTGCTCAGGCCGCCCCGCCCCCAGTGCCGCGGACGGGGCGAACACCGATTCTTAAGCGGCGTGGCGTAATCTTGTGGATAGCCGCGCCAGGACTGGCTGGGCAGGCAATTCGGACCGACATCATTGCGCCGTATTGCAGCTCCTCTATCGCCACCAGAGTCGAACCAGCTTCGAATCCTCGGAGTGTGGCGGCCGGTGAAGGGGAGCCCGGTCGCGCGCGGCGTGTATCGTGTCAGAGACCCCGGCCTATGATCGATCTCAACCTCGACCCGTCCGAGACCCGGCCTGACCGGACGCCGTCGGCCAAGCCCGGGCCGTCGCTGAACCTCAAGGTCGTGCTGTTCAGCGTGGCCGGCGCGAGCGCGCTGGTCGGCTTCGGCGTCGCCGCCTCGACGGTGATGGCCGGCCTGGCGGCGCCGACCCCCGTGAAGATCATCGCGTCCCGGCAGGCCGCGGACTGGCCGGAGCTGAAGGACGGGCTGCCCGCCATCAAGGGCTCCGTCCAGGCGGCGGCCGCCCCGGCGCAGCCCGCCAAGCCGGAGACACCGGCGCTCAGGATGGTGTCGCTGCCGGAGGCGTTCGCGGCGATCACGCCCGCGCCGACGCCGCCCGCGCCCGACGCCCCGCGGCCGGCGGCCCCGCGGCCCGCGAAGGTCGCCGCCGCCCCCGTCGCGCCGACGCAGCGCATCCCGGTTCCGACGCCCGTCACGCCGGTCGCGGCCGCGCGGGAAGTCGCGCCGCTGGCGCCGGGCCGCACGGCCGCGCTTCAGACGCCCCGCGCCTCCGAGACGGTCCGGGCCCGCGAGCTCGTCGAGCCGGCCGCGCCGAAGCCGGTGGCGGAGAGCACCGAGCGCGCGGAGAAGGCCGAGCGTCCCGAGAAGAAGGAGCGGGCCGAGAAGACGGAGCGCTCCGGGAAATCGGAGAGGACGGAGCGCGCCGAGAAGATCGAGCGCCCCGAGAAGCCCGTGCCCAAGGCGGCGACCCGCCAAACGCCCGCGCCGACGCGGACCGCCGATAAGGCGAAGGGCGCCGCCACCGCGACCGTTGCCCAGGCGGAGCCCGCCGAGGCTGAGGATA from Methylobacterium oryzae includes the following:
- a CDS encoding ATP-binding protein, whose product is MDFAGAVAMRQRVDTRPNLSPRTETAEAPDAPRLRRWPWSAWSTRARLVAVVLLIDAFAAVISCAVIVLNARSAVRVETRASLATVESLVADTIRLSDTAAPDTLLQTLDLRFKVLRHVRVAVLDADGDEVGRPLPPPRADREAPRWFADLIMPPIERHALPIVVNGRRLGTAQITTQPMDEIDEIWGYARALSLTTLAINAAMLIALYIALGRILAPLRRLGAGLTQLEHHDYTARLEPPGARELAVIAERFNKVAEALGEVRAANGRLNRQLLTAQDDERRRTALELHDEFGPCLFALEANAASIGRIASGTAEPSREKLAARAAEISAIVGQVQTVNRELLNRLRPHGLGQAPLATCLDLLLRGFEQRHPGITFAGRFDGLARGYGDLVDLTVFRCVQESATNAVRHGAATRVEAEAAETGGRIDLTIRDNGTGIPPEHGTGLGLSGMRERVEALDGTFALDNAGPGAIVRITIPVPPDRGDENNTAPSA